One part of the Sorangiineae bacterium MSr11954 genome encodes these proteins:
- a CDS encoding TonB-dependent receptor, whose product MVDVVVTVTSPALQGEQIVTTDSSGTYRIPSLAPGVYTLHLDKEGYRAYQRDQIQLRADATIRLDADLLPEGLKAEEVVIVAHAPTVDVGSTSGGANLNSDFVSRIPITNPGARGGAQRSFESVAEAAPGATADQFGTSINGSTSPENSYVIDGLRTNGSKYGTNGSPLSIEFVKEVNVLSSGYMPEYGRSTGGVLNVVTKSGSNEYHGSVWANWTPGALEGARKYPYFYGTSVQTQRSLANVYDIGFDQSGPIVKDKLWYYVGFGVSRAIYNLNRRIDQTNYNDAGDAIGTAYVPGTSQQFQASSTNYQIFGKLDFRINQNNKLALTFAATPASSGGNGDYAVNPQTGLIENTNNELNLYGHYGAMAHSYRSGAYDTILKWTSEFDNKSKNVETTVGWHHEQGGRLPADGFNVGSGLGYAGIPLMVWRRTPELRGIEQFETIPGNVCRRIPNPKYAQDPDHQPETLATCPLTEYRTGGAGQIDQQTLDTYTAKSILTVLAQAAGHHVIKAGVEFEFSSSWHSRGYTGTGSFRENVAGTNITQNRGYGYIASPDNAVSIDRYVSRSNSMNLGGFIQDSWQVFDKFTVNAGIRYDNQFMFGTDGNLFMTFPNQISPRVGIIFDPTQKGRSKIFASYSRFVESVPLNILDRGTGESQVNANVLQSQCNPLDVNQANGVCRNFRKYAASAGALGGTIPDRKYLPTGGGKSVIDPDLSAQSSSEISAGAEFELVKNGRIGATYVRRWMNNVVEDMSNDEAATYFIGNPGKGIAKGFPEAKRDYDAGTVYFMKTFADDWLAQVSYTLSWLRGNLPGLYRPETGQLDPNSNSSFDLKSILVNQEGDLPGDSRHQFKIYGAKDIKVTKESTAQLGASFNARSGQPTNFLGSHPIYLADEVFLLPRGSGERLPWNANIGTHIGYGWRFENGMSLQFTMDIFNLLNFQGELNRNQRYTQSDVLPIQGGTKADLPGNVKTPTGEAFSASQIFPAFGTPNQYQEPRQFRFGIRGSF is encoded by the coding sequence GTGGTTGACGTCGTCGTCACGGTTACGTCGCCCGCGCTGCAGGGCGAGCAGATCGTGACGACCGACAGCTCGGGAACGTACCGGATCCCGTCGCTGGCCCCAGGTGTCTACACCCTCCACCTCGACAAGGAGGGGTACCGGGCGTACCAGCGTGATCAGATTCAACTGCGCGCGGACGCGACCATCCGCCTCGACGCCGACCTCCTCCCCGAAGGCCTGAAGGCCGAAGAGGTGGTGATCGTCGCGCATGCCCCGACCGTCGACGTGGGTTCGACCAGCGGCGGCGCAAACTTGAACAGCGACTTCGTCTCGCGCATTCCCATCACGAACCCCGGCGCTCGCGGCGGTGCGCAGCGAAGCTTCGAGTCCGTGGCGGAAGCTGCCCCGGGTGCGACGGCCGACCAATTCGGTACGTCCATCAACGGTTCGACGTCACCGGAAAACTCTTACGTTATCGACGGTCTCCGTACCAACGGCTCCAAGTACGGCACCAACGGCTCCCCGCTGTCCATCGAGTTCGTGAAAGAGGTCAACGTCCTCTCCAGCGGGTACATGCCCGAATACGGCCGCTCCACCGGCGGTGTCTTGAACGTCGTCACCAAGTCCGGTTCGAACGAGTACCACGGGTCGGTGTGGGCGAACTGGACCCCGGGCGCCCTCGAAGGCGCGCGCAAGTACCCGTACTTCTACGGCACCTCGGTGCAGACGCAGCGCTCGCTCGCCAACGTGTACGACATCGGCTTCGACCAGAGCGGTCCGATCGTCAAAGACAAACTTTGGTACTACGTGGGCTTCGGCGTTTCGCGCGCCATCTACAACCTGAATCGCCGCATCGATCAGACGAACTACAACGACGCGGGCGACGCGATCGGCACGGCGTACGTGCCCGGGACCAGCCAGCAGTTCCAGGCCTCGTCCACGAACTACCAGATCTTCGGCAAGCTCGATTTCCGTATCAATCAGAACAACAAGCTCGCGCTGACCTTCGCGGCGACGCCGGCTTCGTCGGGCGGAAACGGTGACTACGCCGTCAACCCGCAGACGGGTTTGATCGAAAATACGAACAACGAGTTGAACCTGTACGGCCACTACGGCGCCATGGCGCACTCGTACCGGTCGGGCGCGTACGACACGATTTTGAAGTGGACCTCGGAGTTCGACAACAAGTCGAAGAACGTCGAGACCACGGTCGGCTGGCACCACGAGCAGGGCGGACGCCTCCCGGCGGACGGCTTCAACGTGGGCAGCGGCTTGGGCTACGCGGGCATCCCGCTGATGGTCTGGCGCCGCACGCCCGAGCTCCGCGGGATCGAGCAGTTCGAGACCATCCCCGGCAACGTCTGCCGCCGAATCCCGAACCCCAAGTACGCGCAGGATCCGGATCATCAGCCCGAGACCCTCGCCACGTGTCCGCTCACCGAGTACCGCACGGGCGGTGCCGGGCAGATCGACCAGCAGACCCTCGATACGTACACGGCCAAGAGCATCCTCACGGTGCTCGCGCAGGCCGCGGGTCACCACGTCATCAAGGCCGGCGTCGAGTTCGAGTTCTCGTCGTCGTGGCATAGCCGCGGTTACACCGGCACGGGCTCGTTCCGCGAGAACGTGGCCGGCACGAACATCACGCAGAACCGCGGGTACGGCTACATCGCGAGCCCCGACAACGCCGTCTCGATCGACCGCTACGTGAGCCGGTCGAACTCGATGAACCTGGGCGGCTTCATTCAGGACAGCTGGCAGGTCTTCGACAAGTTCACCGTGAACGCCGGCATCCGGTACGACAACCAGTTCATGTTCGGCACCGACGGGAACCTGTTCATGACGTTCCCGAACCAGATCTCGCCGCGCGTCGGCATCATCTTCGACCCCACGCAGAAGGGCCGTTCGAAGATCTTCGCCAGCTACTCGCGCTTCGTCGAGAGCGTGCCGCTCAACATCCTCGACCGCGGTACGGGCGAGTCGCAGGTCAACGCCAACGTCCTGCAATCGCAGTGCAACCCGCTGGACGTCAACCAGGCCAACGGCGTATGCCGCAACTTCCGCAAGTACGCGGCGAGCGCGGGCGCGCTGGGCGGCACGATCCCCGACCGGAAGTACCTGCCGACCGGCGGCGGCAAGAGCGTCATCGACCCCGATCTCAGCGCGCAGTCCAGCAGCGAGATCAGCGCCGGCGCCGAGTTCGAGCTCGTCAAGAACGGCCGCATCGGAGCCACCTACGTGCGCCGTTGGATGAACAACGTCGTCGAGGACATGAGCAACGACGAGGCGGCGACGTACTTCATCGGCAACCCTGGAAAGGGCATCGCCAAGGGCTTCCCCGAGGCGAAGCGCGACTACGACGCCGGCACCGTCTACTTCATGAAGACGTTCGCCGACGACTGGCTCGCCCAGGTCAGCTACACCCTGTCGTGGCTGCGCGGCAACCTGCCGGGCCTCTATCGCCCGGAGACCGGTCAGCTCGACCCGAACTCCAACTCGTCGTTCGACCTCAAGTCGATCCTCGTGAACCAGGAAGGCGACCTGCCCGGCGACAGCCGCCACCAGTTCAAGATCTACGGCGCGAAGGACATCAAGGTCACCAAGGAGTCGACGGCGCAGCTCGGCGCATCGTTCAACGCCCGCTCCGGCCAGCCGACGAACTTCCTCGGCTCGCACCCCATCTACCTGGCCGACGAGGTGTTCCTGCTCCCGCGAGGAAGCGGCGAGCGTCTGCCGTGGAACGCCAACATCGGTACCCACATCGGTTACGGGTGGCGCTTCGAGAACGGGATGTCCCTCCAGTTCACGATGGACATCTTCAACCTGCTCAACTTCCAGGGCGAGCTCAATCGCAACCAGCGCTACACGCAGTCCGACGTTCTGCCGATTCAGGGCGGCACCAAGGCCGACCTGCCCGGCAACGTGAAGACGCCGACCGGCGAGGCCTTCTCCGCCAGCCAGATCTTCCCGGCCTTCGGCACGCCGAACCAGTACCAAGAGCCGCGTCAGTTCCGCTTCGGTATCCGCGGGAGCTTCTGA
- a CDS encoding TonB-dependent receptor — protein MKSLGRYGTLSAAAFAAAMVVVAPARAQQGAAVLTGKVVDAASKKGVADVVVTVTSPSLQGEQIVTTDNTGLYRIPALPPGVYTMHLDKEGYRAYQRDQIQLRADATIRLDADLLPENLEAKEVVVVAHAPTVDVGSTTSGANINSDFTSRIPVTNPGARGGAQRSFESVAEATPGASADLYGTSINGTTSPENSYVIDGLRTNGSKYGVNGSPLSIEFVKEVNVLSGGYMPEYGRSTGGILNVVTKSGSNEYHGSVWANWTPGALEGSRKYPFFYGTSVQTRRSLGNVYDVGFDQSGPIVKDKLWYYVGFGVSRAIYNLDRTIHKYEIDADGKYGGSAEIPGSGSRANATSTSYQLFAKLDYAVNQNNKLALSFAATPTFSGGNGDYSVDPQSGHVEGLVNELNLAGQYSGQAHTRDSGAYDTILKWTSQFDNKSKTIDTTLGWHHETGGTLGADGFGVGRGVGFSTLPGLTYRRNVDENGNPYLHGVDDFERAAGCSRQTRTDADGNTYTVPDCPLQTYRTGGPGFQDRQVLDTYSAKSVLTVLAQGLGHHVIKAGAEFEWSSSWHNRGYSGSNFLQESSDGSVFDVVAGYGYLKNPDNPTYLDRLVTRSNSLNLGGFIQDSWSILDRITLNAGLRYDNQFLFGTDGKLFMSFANQLSPRLGVIFDPTQNGRSKFFASYARFYESVPLNILDRGTGEPALYATLDGAQCNPLDTVQINGSCRTAQVLGPANGGYAATPDRKFQPYAGSKSVIDPDLSPQSMSEFTGGGEYELIKNGRVGVTYVRRWMNNIVEDMSVDEGSTFFIGNPGKGIAKSFPEAKRDYDAGTFHFMKNFADGWLAQASYTLSWLRGNISGLYKAETGQLDPNSNSTFDLRSLLINQTGDLPGDHRHNFKIYGAKDIQVTRASLAQIGASIQARSGAPTNYLGAHTFYGADEVYILPRGSGERLPWNANVGTHLGYGWRFENGMSVSVTMDIFNLFNFQGELATDNRYTRSSVLPIEGGSSGDLPNNLKAAPGRSPFTPAQINPNFGKAFLYQEPRQFRFGVRGTF, from the coding sequence ATGAAATCATTGGGACGGTATGGGACGCTTTCCGCCGCGGCGTTCGCAGCGGCGATGGTGGTGGTGGCGCCGGCGCGAGCCCAGCAAGGCGCGGCGGTTCTGACGGGCAAGGTCGTGGACGCGGCCTCCAAAAAAGGCGTGGCGGACGTGGTCGTGACCGTGACGTCGCCCTCGTTGCAAGGGGAGCAGATCGTCACCACCGACAACACGGGACTGTACCGCATTCCGGCGCTCCCTCCGGGTGTCTACACCATGCACCTCGACAAAGAGGGATACCGCGCCTACCAGCGCGATCAAATCCAGCTTCGCGCCGACGCCACCATCCGCCTCGACGCCGATCTCCTGCCCGAGAACCTCGAGGCCAAAGAGGTGGTGGTGGTGGCGCACGCGCCCACCGTCGACGTGGGGTCGACCACGAGCGGCGCCAACATCAACAGCGACTTCACCTCACGCATCCCGGTCACGAACCCCGGCGCACGCGGAGGCGCGCAGCGCAGCTTCGAGTCGGTGGCCGAGGCCACGCCCGGAGCCAGCGCCGACCTTTACGGCACGTCCATCAACGGCACCACGTCGCCCGAGAACTCGTATGTCATCGATGGCCTCCGCACCAACGGCTCCAAGTACGGCGTGAACGGCTCGCCCCTCTCCATCGAGTTCGTCAAAGAGGTGAACGTGCTCTCCGGCGGCTACATGCCGGAGTACGGGCGCTCCACCGGCGGCATCCTCAACGTCGTCACCAAATCGGGCTCCAACGAATACCACGGCTCGGTGTGGGCCAACTGGACCCCCGGCGCGCTCGAGGGCTCGCGCAAATATCCATTCTTCTACGGCACCTCGGTGCAGACCCGCCGCTCCTTGGGCAATGTCTACGACGTGGGCTTCGACCAGAGCGGCCCGATCGTGAAGGACAAGCTCTGGTACTACGTGGGCTTCGGCGTCTCGCGCGCCATCTACAACCTCGATCGCACCATTCACAAATACGAAATCGACGCCGATGGCAAGTACGGCGGCTCGGCCGAGATCCCCGGCTCCGGATCGCGCGCGAACGCCACCTCGACCTCGTATCAGCTCTTCGCCAAGCTCGATTACGCCGTCAATCAGAACAACAAATTGGCCCTCAGCTTCGCGGCCACGCCCACGTTCTCCGGAGGGAACGGAGACTACTCCGTCGATCCGCAGAGCGGCCACGTCGAGGGCTTGGTCAACGAGTTGAACCTCGCGGGGCAGTACAGCGGCCAGGCGCACACCCGCGACTCGGGCGCCTACGATACGATTTTGAAGTGGACATCGCAGTTCGACAACAAGTCGAAGACCATCGACACCACCCTGGGATGGCACCACGAAACGGGCGGCACCCTCGGCGCCGACGGCTTCGGGGTCGGCCGCGGAGTGGGCTTCTCCACCTTGCCGGGCCTCACCTACCGCCGCAACGTGGACGAAAACGGAAATCCGTATTTGCACGGGGTGGACGACTTCGAGCGGGCCGCCGGCTGCTCGCGCCAGACGCGCACGGACGCCGATGGGAACACGTACACGGTGCCCGACTGCCCTTTGCAGACATACCGCACGGGCGGTCCGGGATTCCAAGATCGCCAGGTGCTCGATACGTATTCGGCCAAGAGCGTCTTGACCGTCCTGGCGCAAGGGCTCGGCCACCACGTGATCAAGGCCGGCGCGGAGTTCGAATGGTCCTCGTCGTGGCACAACCGCGGTTACTCGGGCTCCAACTTCCTCCAGGAGTCGAGCGATGGATCGGTGTTCGACGTGGTGGCGGGATATGGCTATTTGAAGAACCCCGACAATCCCACCTATCTCGACCGATTGGTCACTCGATCCAACTCCCTCAACCTGGGTGGCTTCATTCAGGACAGCTGGTCCATCCTGGACCGAATCACGTTGAACGCCGGGCTCCGCTACGACAATCAATTCCTGTTCGGCACGGACGGAAAGCTGTTCATGTCCTTTGCCAATCAGCTCTCCCCGCGCCTCGGCGTCATCTTCGATCCCACGCAGAATGGGCGCTCGAAGTTTTTTGCCAGTTACGCTCGCTTCTACGAGAGTGTCCCGCTCAACATCCTCGATCGCGGGACAGGGGAGCCGGCGCTCTATGCCACCCTCGATGGCGCGCAATGCAACCCGCTCGACACCGTGCAGATCAATGGATCGTGCCGGACGGCCCAGGTGCTCGGACCCGCCAACGGCGGCTACGCGGCGACTCCCGACCGCAAATTCCAGCCCTACGCCGGCAGCAAGAGCGTGATCGATCCCGACCTCAGCCCGCAGTCGATGAGCGAATTCACGGGCGGCGGTGAATACGAACTCATCAAGAATGGCCGCGTGGGTGTGACGTACGTGCGACGCTGGATGAACAATATCGTGGAAGACATGAGCGTGGACGAAGGATCCACCTTCTTCATCGGAAATCCTGGTAAGGGAATCGCCAAAAGCTTTCCCGAAGCAAAACGCGATTACGACGCCGGCACCTTTCACTTCATGAAAAACTTCGCCGACGGTTGGCTGGCTCAGGCGAGCTATACGTTGTCGTGGTTGCGCGGGAACATCTCCGGACTCTACAAGGCCGAGACCGGCCAGCTCGATCCCAATTCCAATTCCACCTTCGACCTCCGCTCACTCCTCATCAACCAAACGGGCGACCTACCGGGAGACCACCGGCATAATTTCAAAATTTACGGCGCGAAAGACATCCAGGTAACGCGCGCGTCGCTGGCGCAAATCGGCGCTTCGATCCAGGCGCGATCGGGCGCACCGACCAATTACTTGGGCGCCCACACCTTTTATGGTGCCGACGAGGTCTACATCCTTCCGCGCGGAAGCGGCGAACGCCTCCCGTGGAACGCCAATGTCGGGACCCACCTCGGCTACGGCTGGCGCTTCGAGAACGGCATGTCGGTGTCCGTCACCATGGATATTTTCAATCTATTCAACTTCCAGGGCGAGCTCGCCACCGACAACCGCTACACGCGAAGCAGCGTGCTGCCCATCGAGGGCGGTTCTAGCGGGGATCTGCCCAACAACCTGAAGGCCGCACCTGGGAGGTCGCCGTTCACGCCCGCGCAGATCAATCCCAACTTCGGTAAGGCTTTTCTCTATCAGGAGCCCCGGCAGTTCCGATTCGGCGTGCGAGGAACTTTCTAG
- a CDS encoding tetratricopeptide repeat protein: MAFALRTLMTLLLLPAALLVAPVAKAQTVAEELIREARVHETAGEEQTALRLYTEALSLDPTSGEGYLGLASLRLRLGDLREAERVYSVSLERVPALYAALLGRARTRRAIGKGLEAAQDLETYAVKENDPRALRELARWYGEDGHPLAQLGVWRRLLTLAAARSDPDLAAEARTMIRALQIVVHPIDPVSAPSGRERMRTTIARIAQRGG; encoded by the coding sequence ATGGCCTTCGCGCTCCGCACGCTCATGACGCTTCTGCTGTTGCCCGCGGCGCTGCTCGTCGCCCCCGTCGCCAAGGCGCAAACGGTGGCCGAAGAGTTGATTCGCGAGGCGCGTGTGCACGAAACCGCGGGCGAAGAGCAAACCGCCCTTCGCCTCTACACCGAGGCGCTCTCACTCGATCCCACCTCCGGCGAGGGCTACTTGGGCCTCGCGTCGTTACGGCTGCGCCTCGGCGATTTGCGCGAGGCGGAGCGCGTGTACTCGGTGAGCCTGGAGCGCGTGCCGGCCCTCTACGCGGCGCTCCTCGGGCGCGCGCGCACCCGGCGCGCCATCGGCAAAGGCCTCGAGGCGGCGCAAGATCTGGAGACGTACGCGGTGAAGGAGAACGATCCGCGCGCGCTGCGGGAGCTGGCGCGTTGGTACGGCGAAGACGGGCACCCGCTCGCGCAGCTGGGCGTCTGGCGCAGGCTCCTCACATTGGCGGCCGCGCGCAGCGATCCGGATCTCGCGGCGGAGGCGCGCACCATGATTCGGGCGCTTCAAATCGTGGTGCACCCCATCGATCCGGTGAGCGCGCCGTCCGGGCGCGAGCGCATGCGAACCACGATCGCGCGCATCGCCCAGCGCGGCGGCTGA
- a CDS encoding glutathione S-transferase N-terminal domain-containing protein, which produces MFDLHYWPTPNGHKITMFLEETGLPYRIFPVNINTGEQFNAEFLKIAPNNRMPAIVDHDPVESGPPVSIFESGAILLYLAEKTGQLFSPSLRGRVEVLQWLFWQVGGLGPMLGQNHHFVLYAPQKIPYAVDRYVNETSRLYAVLDKQLADREFIARTFSIADIACYPWIVPHQKQGQDLALYPNVKRWFDTIRARPSTVRAYEKAKSVQAQPAAMTEEARKILFGQNASTVRR; this is translated from the coding sequence GTGTTTGATCTTCACTATTGGCCAACCCCGAATGGCCACAAGATTACCATGTTCCTCGAAGAGACCGGGCTGCCGTACCGCATCTTCCCGGTGAACATCAACACAGGGGAGCAGTTCAACGCCGAGTTTTTGAAGATTGCGCCCAACAACCGGATGCCGGCCATCGTCGACCACGATCCGGTCGAATCGGGGCCCCCCGTCAGCATCTTCGAGTCGGGCGCCATTCTCCTCTACCTGGCCGAAAAGACGGGCCAGCTCTTCTCGCCCAGCCTTCGCGGCCGGGTGGAGGTGCTCCAGTGGCTCTTCTGGCAAGTGGGCGGCCTCGGCCCCATGCTGGGCCAGAATCACCACTTCGTCCTGTACGCGCCGCAGAAGATCCCCTACGCCGTCGACCGCTACGTGAACGAGACCAGCCGCCTCTACGCGGTGCTCGACAAGCAGCTCGCCGATCGCGAGTTCATCGCCCGCACGTTCTCCATCGCGGACATCGCCTGCTACCCCTGGATCGTACCGCACCAGAAGCAGGGGCAGGATCTCGCCCTGTACCCCAACGTGAAGCGCTGGTTCGACACCATCCGCGCGCGTCCCTCCACCGTGCGCGCCTACGAGAAGGCCAAGAGCGTGCAAGCGCAGCCGGCCGCCATGACCGAGGAGGCGCGCAAGATCCTCTTCGGACAGAACGCGTCCACCGTTCGCCGATAG
- a CDS encoding NADP-dependent oxidoreductase translates to MSDGLVNRQIVLKSRPIGAATVDNFELVRTPVPSLASGDGENAAGQVLSRTLWLSLDPYMNVRIRGKTYAEPVPIGGVIVGRTVGRVIESRHPDYAPGDIVLTPGGVPGWQDYVVSTPERKVDPSLGPISTALGALGMPGKTAYVGLLDIGQPKAGETVVVSSAAGAVGSLAGQMARLRGARVVGIAGGPEKCRYVREELGFDACVDYRAADFAEALARACPKGIDVYFENVGGDVLQTVWPLLNDFARVPVCGLLAEYDDMSPRPGPSMRSVLNKRLTLQGFIVSDPAHLERTGDFLRDTSSWLRQGQVTLRQDVVEGLERAPEGLVGLLAGRYSGKLVVRVAE, encoded by the coding sequence ATGAGCGACGGCCTGGTGAACCGCCAAATTGTCCTCAAGAGCCGCCCCATCGGCGCCGCCACCGTGGACAACTTCGAGTTGGTCCGCACCCCGGTCCCGTCGCTCGCGTCGGGAGACGGTGAGAACGCGGCGGGACAGGTCCTTTCGCGCACGCTCTGGCTCTCCCTCGATCCGTACATGAACGTGCGGATCCGCGGCAAAACGTACGCGGAGCCCGTGCCCATCGGCGGCGTGATCGTGGGCCGCACGGTGGGTCGCGTGATCGAATCGCGCCACCCGGACTATGCGCCCGGCGATATCGTGCTCACACCCGGCGGGGTGCCCGGCTGGCAGGACTATGTCGTCAGCACCCCCGAGCGCAAGGTCGACCCCTCACTCGGCCCCATTTCCACCGCCCTCGGCGCGCTCGGGATGCCCGGCAAGACCGCCTATGTCGGTCTGCTCGACATCGGCCAGCCAAAGGCCGGTGAAACGGTGGTCGTCTCGTCCGCGGCGGGCGCCGTGGGCTCCTTGGCGGGGCAGATGGCGCGCCTTCGCGGTGCGCGGGTCGTGGGCATCGCCGGCGGCCCTGAAAAATGCCGCTATGTGCGCGAAGAGCTGGGCTTCGACGCGTGCGTCGACTACCGCGCGGCCGACTTCGCCGAGGCGCTCGCGCGCGCGTGCCCCAAGGGCATCGACGTTTACTTCGAGAACGTGGGCGGCGACGTGCTCCAGACGGTGTGGCCGCTCTTGAACGATTTTGCGCGCGTACCGGTGTGCGGCCTCCTCGCGGAGTACGACGACATGTCCCCGCGCCCTGGCCCGAGCATGCGCTCGGTGCTGAACAAGCGCCTGACGTTGCAGGGCTTCATCGTCTCCGACCCGGCGCACCTCGAGCGCACCGGCGACTTTTTGCGCGACACCTCGTCGTGGCTGCGCCAGGGGCAGGTGACCTTGCGCCAGGACGTGGTCGAGGGCCTGGAGCGGGCGCCCGAAGGTCTCGTCGGTTTGCTCGCGGGTCGGTATTCCGGAAAGTTGGTCGTTCGCGTCGCGGAGTAA
- a CDS encoding aspartate kinase — MAIIVQKYGGSSVADVVKIGQVADKIVAAKSAGHDVVVVVSAMGKTTDELLALARTVRPPEDVLFDPPRRELDMLVSTGERVSMALLSIAIHARGFDAVSFTGSQSGIMTNDRHFDARIIEVRPHRIEDELARGRIVIVAGYQGMSYKREITTLGRGGSDTTAVALAAALGAESCEIYSDVDGVYSADPRVVTDPKHLGEVDLATLQQMAESGAKVLNAQAVEWARRAKIAIYARRTADYHSWTHARAGLRLRPEDPREQGAGVGVRETVAHEEAITRVRAVVGLDRVVIARSGESLRHVVDLLGKMQLPLLDMSWSHAGASAIVPLLNVPDWDRARKKLVAAGVDIDAGYALVSIVGAELGAAALPRFLDALDAVKTVPKTLSAGPLHISAAIPGAALAPAQRALHAAFVDLDG; from the coding sequence ATGGCCATCATCGTTCAGAAGTACGGGGGTTCGTCGGTCGCGGACGTCGTGAAGATCGGGCAGGTCGCCGATAAAATCGTCGCGGCCAAGTCGGCGGGGCACGACGTGGTGGTGGTCGTGAGCGCGATGGGCAAGACGACCGACGAGCTCTTGGCCCTCGCGCGCACCGTGCGCCCGCCGGAGGACGTGCTCTTCGATCCGCCGCGCCGGGAGCTCGACATGCTGGTCTCGACCGGCGAGCGCGTCTCCATGGCCCTCTTGTCGATCGCCATCCACGCGCGCGGCTTCGACGCCGTCAGCTTCACCGGCAGCCAGTCCGGCATCATGACCAACGATCGCCACTTCGACGCGCGCATCATCGAGGTGCGCCCGCACCGCATCGAGGACGAGCTGGCGCGCGGCCGCATCGTCATCGTGGCGGGCTACCAGGGCATGAGCTACAAGCGCGAGATCACCACCCTCGGCCGCGGCGGCTCCGACACCACCGCCGTCGCCTTGGCCGCCGCGCTCGGGGCCGAGTCGTGCGAGATCTACAGCGACGTCGACGGCGTCTACTCCGCCGATCCGCGCGTGGTGACCGATCCGAAGCACCTCGGCGAGGTCGATCTCGCGACCTTGCAGCAGATGGCCGAGAGCGGCGCCAAGGTCCTGAACGCCCAAGCCGTCGAGTGGGCGCGCCGGGCGAAGATCGCCATCTATGCGCGCCGCACCGCCGATTACCACTCGTGGACGCACGCGCGCGCCGGCCTGCGCCTTCGCCCGGAGGATCCGCGCGAGCAAGGCGCGGGGGTGGGCGTGCGCGAAACGGTGGCCCACGAGGAGGCGATCACGCGCGTGCGCGCCGTGGTGGGCCTCGATCGCGTGGTGATCGCGCGCTCCGGCGAGTCCCTGCGGCACGTGGTGGATCTCCTCGGCAAGATGCAGCTGCCGCTGCTCGACATGTCGTGGTCGCACGCAGGGGCCAGCGCCATCGTCCCGCTCCTGAACGTGCCCGACTGGGATCGCGCGCGCAAGAAGCTGGTGGCGGCGGGGGTCGACATCGACGCCGGGTATGCCCTGGTGAGCATCGTGGGGGCGGAGCTCGGTGCGGCCGCGCTGCCCCGCTTCTTGGACGCGCTCGACGCCGTCAAGACGGTCCCCAAGACGCTGTCGGCCGGCCCCCTCCATATCTCCGCCGCCATCCCTGGGGCTGCGCTGGCCCCCGCCCAGCGCGCGCTGCACGCCGCCTTCGTCGACCTTGACGGTTGA
- a CDS encoding RimK family alpha-L-glutamate ligase produces MRFLVLSRNATLYSTSRLVLAARSRGHEVTVADPLDFHIVVSRRRPAMFLGDRPVPRADLVIPRIGASITNYGLAVVRQFDMMGVPVLNTAVAIARSRDKLRAMQLLTRKDIDVPRTVCAKTPDSVDLALKFIGGTPAIVKLQQGAQGIGTMIAETPQAVTSLLETLWAMGQDIILQEYIAESKGKDYRAIVVGQRVVASMRRQAKAGEFRSNLHRGGLGVRVNLDKRYGQAAIAAVRVMGLEVAGVDMLEGRDGPKILEINSSPGLEGIERTSGIDVAGAIILHAERYVQRRNKRNARKDLVLEQERRSRRIRPLAFANGG; encoded by the coding sequence ATGCGCTTCCTCGTGCTCTCCCGCAATGCCACGCTCTACTCGACGAGCCGCCTCGTGCTCGCCGCGCGCTCGCGCGGACACGAGGTGACGGTCGCCGATCCGCTCGATTTTCACATTGTGGTCTCGCGGAGACGCCCCGCGATGTTCCTGGGAGACCGCCCGGTCCCCCGCGCGGATCTGGTGATCCCGCGCATCGGCGCGTCCATCACGAACTACGGCCTGGCCGTCGTTCGCCAGTTCGACATGATGGGCGTGCCGGTGCTCAACACCGCGGTCGCGATCGCCCGCTCGCGCGACAAACTCCGCGCGATGCAGCTCCTGACGCGCAAGGATATCGACGTCCCCCGCACCGTTTGCGCGAAAACGCCGGACTCGGTCGACCTGGCGCTCAAGTTCATCGGCGGCACGCCCGCCATCGTGAAACTGCAGCAGGGCGCGCAGGGGATCGGGACCATGATCGCGGAGACACCGCAGGCGGTCACGTCGCTGCTGGAAACGCTCTGGGCGATGGGTCAGGACATCATCCTGCAGGAGTACATCGCCGAGTCGAAGGGGAAAGATTACCGCGCCATCGTGGTCGGCCAGCGGGTGGTCGCCTCCATGCGGCGGCAAGCGAAGGCGGGCGAGTTCCGCTCGAATTTGCACCGTGGCGGCCTCGGCGTGCGGGTGAACCTCGACAAGCGCTACGGCCAAGCGGCCATCGCGGCCGTGCGGGTCATGGGGCTGGAGGTGGCCGGCGTCGATATGCTCGAGGGCCGCGACGGCCCGAAGATCCTCGAGATCAACAGCTCGCCCGGCCTGGAAGGGATCGAGCGCACCAGCGGGATCGACGTGGCGGGCGCCATCATCCTGCACGCCGAGCGCTACGTGCAGCGCCGGAACAAGCGAAACGCGCGCAAAGATCTGGTGCTCGAGCAAGAGCGGCGATCGCGCCGCATCCGTCCCCTCGCCTTCGCGAACGGGGGCTGA